The bacterium genome includes the window ACATGTAGTGCTCTTCGCCGAGGTCGGCCACGATGCGAACGTTGCGCAGTCCCGTCTCCTCCGCCACCTCGCGCAGCGCGACGCCGTCCGGCGTCTCGCCGCGCTCGATCGTCCCTTTGGGCAGCATCCACTTGCCGGTCTCGTGCTGGAGGAGCAGGATGCGGACATCGCCGCCGTCCGCCGGCCGGAAAAATACGACCCCGCCCGCGCTGCGGGCGCGCTTCGTTTTGCGGTGCGATTCTCGGGCCATACTCCTCCCAGGACGCCCACGTCGCGCGGCCCGCGTGAGGTGCAGGGCGGCCGGCGGCTGGTGCGCCGGCGGTCGCGCGAGACGGGCGCCCCCAAGAATTCGTTGAACGGCCCGAATTCTTGGCCCGGGTGGCGCCGCGGCGTGGGAGCGGAGCGGGCCCTTAGTGGCGCTTGTTGCGCCGGGCGGCGCGCCGGCGGCGCTTCTGGCTGGGCTTCTCGTAGTGCTCGTGCCGCTTCGCGTCGGTGAGGATGCCGGATCGCTTCACCTGGCGCTTGAATCGCCGGAGCGCGCTGTCAAGCGTCTCGTCCTTGCCGATTCGAACTTCGGTCACCGGTCCACCCCCAGCGCGTCTGCGAGCCAGCGGCGTACGCCACTACGAGCGTCAACGATGGCGCCATTATACATGACGGTGTGCGGGAGGAGCAAATCGCTTACTGCGCGGCCTGCCCGGAGGGAATGCGCGTCACCGTCACGCTGCGGACGACCAGGTTCTCTTTCTTGTCCGCGGCGCCGTTGACGGCGAAGTCCCAGCCCCACGTCTTGCTGAACGAGGCATCGGAAATCCGGATCGTGTACTTCGCCCAGCCGTCGCCCTCGTCCACCCACTGCCACGGCGAGAAGCGGTAGCCGGACATGGAATCGTACATGATATTGAACCCCACGCGCTGCGGACCGCCCGCGCGGTGGGCCTCGACGGTGATGACGTAATCGTAGCGGCCGTCCACAAAGTACGCGTACGAATCGTCGATCGTGAAGTACACGTAGACCGCGTCCTTCATTTGGTCCGTGCGCACCGCGTCGACGCCGTCGACCGTGACCGGCAGCACGCCGCCGGACGGCAGCGTGCGCAGCCGCTGGTTGTACAATCCCCGCTCCACGTTCGCGGTCCCGAGCGTCGCGGAGACGCTGCCGGCGTTCGTGAAGTCCCGCGACGGGTCCCGGGGCACGCGGACCGGCGCCGCGGCGAGGCCCTTGGCCGCCTCATCGAGCACGGACGCGGCGGGGGTGGTGACAAAGACCGGCTCGGGACCGACCTGCACCATCCCGGCCTCGGCGGATTGGACCCGCTGTCCATCCGCGCCGGTCACGACGGCGGCCCCGGTGGTGGCGAGCGGGACCGTGCGCGCCGGGCCGTCCGTCCACAGCACGGCGGTTCGCGTTTGACTGCCCGAAAAGACGAACGCGTACACGCCCGGCCCACGATCAAGCGGTCCGACGAACGACGCATCGCCGACGGCATGCAGCACCGTCACGATCTGGGGCGTCAGGGCCTGCCAAAACTCGCGGGTGACCCCCATCGCCAGGGCGGTCGCGGCGAGCTGCACCGGCTGCGGCCAGTCGGTCCGGGCGCTGAGCCAGATCTCGTGGCGCGCGTCGGCGATCTTGCGGTTCCGCAGCGTCCCGAGCGCCTCGAGCAGCTCGGCGGCGGTGCGTCCGCGCGGATGCACGACCACCGCATCGAAATCGTCGCCGGCCCGGCCGAAGAGCAGCTTCATGAACGGCAGATCGAGGCCGACCGACGTCGAGGCCACCACGAGCGCATTCCGGTCCACCTGACGGATCTCCGCGCGGGCCGCGTGCAGCATGTCGAGATAGTCGCGGGTCGTGCCGCGGAACGTCGCAAACTCGATCGGGGGCTCGACCTGCCAGGCGGCCACCTTGCCTCGATACCGGCCGCCGATCGCTTTGACGAACGCGGACCAATCGGCGATCGACTTGGGCGGCTCGTGGCTCCACACCGGTGCGGCCGCGTCGGGCGTGAGCGCCGCCCACTTCGGGGTGCGTTGAATGGTCACGAGAATGCGCTCGCCCGCCGCCCGCTCCACGGCATCGTCGAGCAGGTTCCAGGCGAATTTTCCGCGCGCCGGCTCGAGGGCGTCCCAGTCCACGGTCAGATGGACCCACCCGGCGCCGACGGTGGAAACCGTCGACGGCTGCAGCCGCGCACCGATGGGGTTGGCGGGCCACGCCAGGTCGACGCCGAACCGGTCGGCGGCCCGAACCGCCTCGGGAACGGCGGCCGGCGCCGCCGGAGCAGATGCCGGGGGCGCGGCGACGGGCGGCGTCCCCTGCGCGAGGACGGGCGTGAGCCCCCCCGCGCCGAACAACATCACAAGCGCCGCGGCCACCAGCGTACGTCCAGGCATACCCCTCTCCCCGCCCCCTTCGAACGTCGTACGTTCACTGTACTATACCCCGATCTAGAGCGCACAGGTCCCACGGGGTGTTCCCGTTCGCGCCTCTCTACCGAAGGAGCGTACTCGTTCGGGTTGGAATATGGAAGGACATGTGGCAGCCGCCCAAAGCGCTGTCGCTCGTCGCCGGCCACGGCGAGGGCGGCAGCGAGCTGAACGCGTTTGATCGGGCCCTCCGCGATGCCGGCGTCGCCGATCTCAACTTCCTTCGGGTCACGAGCATCGTGCCGCCGGGCGCACGCATCATCGAGCTGCCGATCTACCCGGCCGGCATCCTGATGCCGGCCGTCTTCGCGCGGATCGCCAGCACGAGGCCCGGCGACGTCATCACCGCCGCGCTCGGGGTGGGATTGTCGCGCGAGCATCACGGGGTGATCATGGAGTATGCCGGCCATGAGAGCCGCGAGCAGGCCGAAGCGAAGGCGAAGCAGATGGTCGTGGAAGGCTTCGCGATGCGCGGCCTCGCGCTGGATGAAGTGTTCGTCGTCGCCGCGGAACACCGGGTCGAGCGGGCGGGCTCCGCCGTCGCGGTCGCCCTCTTCTGGCCGGAAGCCGCCGGCCTCGAGCGGGCGCCTGGGCCTACGGCGTCGGCCAACGACGCGCCCGGGCGCGAAACGCCGCCCAAGGGTCCGGGAGGGCGCGCTCGATGAAGGGCGCCTGGCTCGTGGACCAGGGCAGCCCCGATATTACGTCCGCGTTTCGCGTCACGCGGCTCGTCCACACCGAGCAGACCCCGTACCAGCATCTCGAGATCTACGACAGCGCGATCTTCGGCCGAATGCTGGTGCTCGACGGCGCGGTGCAGACGACCGAGCGCGAGGAGTTCGTCTACCACGAGATGCTCGCGCATCCCGCGCTCTGCACCCATCCGGCCCCGAAGCGGGTGCTCATCATCGGCGGGGGGGACGGCGGCGCCCTGGAAGAGGCGCTCAAGCATCCGCTCGAAGCGGCGACGCTGGTGGAGATCGACGAGGCCGTCGTGCGGACGAGCCGCGAATACCTCAGCGGCGTGGCGGGGCGCGCCTTCGAGGACTCCCGCGCGAACCTCGTGATCGGCGACGGCATCGCCTACGCCGGCGAGACCTCGGAGCGCTTCGACGTGGTGATGGTGGACTCGACCGATCCGCAGGGCCCCGCGGTCGGCCTGTTCGCCCCGGAGTTCTATGGAACGATCCGGCGCCGGCTCACCCCCGGCGGGCTGCTGGTCGTCCAGTCCGGTTCGGCGATCTATCAGGGCGATCTGATTCGCTCGGTCCGCCGCACGCTGCGCCCGTTCTTCCCCGTGGTCCGAACCTACGTCGCGGCGGTGGTCGAGTATCCGGGCACGCTGTGGTCGTTCACGGTCGGTTCGCTGGGACCGGACCCCCTCGCGGTTACGGCGGAGACGATC containing:
- a CDS encoding NUDIX domain-containing protein, whose amino-acid sequence is MARESHRKTKRARSAGGVVFFRPADGGDVRILLLQHETGKWMLPKGTIERGETPDGVALREVAEETGLRNVRIVADLGEEHYMFFWKAEDTYYDKTVHYYLMEFLGGEEPNPQREEGFVRCEWVTIPEALDRIKYKETRQVVQRARVALDQGAGAPSRPA
- the rpsU gene encoding 30S ribosomal protein S21 → MTEVRIGKDETLDSALRRFKRQVKRSGILTDAKRHEHYEKPSQKRRRRAARRNKRH
- a CDS encoding arginine decarboxylase, pyruvoyl-dependent, producing the protein MWQPPKALSLVAGHGEGGSELNAFDRALRDAGVADLNFLRVTSIVPPGARIIELPIYPAGILMPAVFARIASTRPGDVITAALGVGLSREHHGVIMEYAGHESREQAEAKAKQMVVEGFAMRGLALDEVFVVAAEHRVERAGSAVAVALFWPEAAGLERAPGPTASANDAPGRETPPKGPGGRAR
- the speE gene encoding polyamine aminopropyltransferase, which gives rise to MKGAWLVDQGSPDITSAFRVTRLVHTEQTPYQHLEIYDSAIFGRMLVLDGAVQTTEREEFVYHEMLAHPALCTHPAPKRVLIIGGGDGGALEEALKHPLEAATLVEIDEAVVRTSREYLSGVAGRAFEDSRANLVIGDGIAYAGETSERFDVVMVDSTDPQGPAVGLFAPEFYGTIRRRLTPGGLLVVQSGSAIYQGDLIRSVRRTLRPFFPVVRTYVAAVVEYPGTLWSFTVGSLGPDPLAVTAETIAKRTEGFRLRYYTPVVHRAAFDAPPFLREATESDT